In Shewanella sp. VB17, a single genomic region encodes these proteins:
- a CDS encoding TonB-dependent receptor, producing the protein MSVSKRFTIKKMSPAALVVSSVLTSFYALSAEQNQDSELEDEMEVVVVASDFRGTAIEKMPSSVTIIDQQQIEDEGAQHFEDILNSIANLNWSGGSSRPKYFQIRGVGEQEEYQGAPNSSVGYIIDDIDMSGLGMISSMYDLQQVEVLRGPQGTRYGANALAGLIYLKSNDPTDVFEHGAEVSVGDDALTTFSGFSSGPLTDSGKLLYRVSLQQHNQNGYQDNLYLGRDDTNARDEFTGRAKLRWYATDDLEVDLTLLHANYDNGYDVWTLDNNGENTLTDAPGVDKQRTTGSSLKFTYTGADKFELVSLTSYANSQTDYNYDGDWANPDYWAGLDCGVSIGTKPCVYNATWDKEGERTTLSQELRLSSNDAGRIFLNSTNWLIGVYYSRLDEENLTTDYSKYNSGKLAPLYNERTKYLDASYNANTYAVFGQIDTDYSNGYLLSIGLRLEGRQSDYEDSGRKEDKDGHVIDVNGQEFDPSETMWGGHVALSKTLNHDHEAYMRVARGYKAGGFNMSLPVELSDKKEYDTETLYNYEIGLKSIWLDGAANTNFSLFYMDRRDQQVAASQQNPDDISEFILYTENAGSSHNYGAELDGTWYATNNLKLYTSLGWLETAYGDYAYQDGGGNTVDLSGRELAHSPQFTYSAGATYRTDSGWFANVTGSGKSDFYYSDSNESKSQAYTIFNARVGYEAEYWSAYLWGRNLFDEQYGTRGFYFGNEPDQDWADKQYIRYGDPRQLGLTVSVKFL; encoded by the coding sequence ATGTCTGTTTCAAAACGGTTTACGATAAAAAAAATGTCACCAGCAGCGCTGGTAGTTTCGAGTGTGCTGACTAGTTTCTATGCGCTATCTGCTGAACAGAACCAAGATTCTGAACTAGAGGATGAAATGGAAGTGGTGGTGGTTGCATCAGACTTTCGTGGCACGGCGATTGAAAAGATGCCGTCTAGTGTCACGATTATCGATCAACAACAGATTGAAGATGAAGGTGCGCAGCACTTTGAAGATATATTAAATTCCATCGCGAATTTGAATTGGTCAGGAGGAAGCTCAAGACCTAAATATTTTCAAATCAGAGGTGTGGGTGAGCAAGAGGAATATCAAGGTGCACCTAATTCTTCGGTCGGTTACATTATTGATGATATCGATATGTCAGGGTTAGGCATGATATCGAGTATGTACGACTTACAGCAAGTTGAAGTGCTTCGTGGACCTCAAGGCACCCGTTATGGCGCCAATGCGCTTGCTGGGCTTATTTATCTTAAAAGTAATGACCCTACCGATGTGTTTGAGCATGGTGCGGAAGTCTCTGTCGGTGACGATGCATTGACAACTTTTAGTGGTTTTAGTTCAGGACCATTAACCGATTCCGGCAAGTTATTGTATCGCGTCTCATTACAACAACATAATCAAAATGGTTACCAAGATAATCTCTATCTAGGCCGTGATGACACCAATGCTCGTGATGAATTTACTGGCCGAGCAAAATTGCGCTGGTATGCCACGGACGATTTAGAGGTGGACTTAACCTTGTTGCATGCCAATTATGATAATGGCTATGATGTGTGGACTTTGGACAATAATGGTGAAAATACGCTGACCGATGCCCCTGGTGTTGATAAGCAGCGCACCACAGGCAGTTCACTTAAGTTTACTTATACGGGGGCCGACAAATTTGAGCTGGTTTCTTTGACGTCTTATGCCAATTCACAAACAGATTATAATTACGATGGTGATTGGGCTAACCCTGATTATTGGGCTGGTTTGGATTGTGGCGTGTCTATAGGCACTAAACCTTGTGTTTATAACGCGACTTGGGATAAAGAGGGAGAGAGAACGACTTTATCTCAAGAATTAAGGTTATCTTCTAATGATGCCGGCAGAATATTTTTAAATTCTACTAATTGGTTAATTGGTGTTTATTATTCCCGCTTAGATGAGGAGAACCTAACGACTGATTATTCTAAATACAATTCAGGAAAACTAGCTCCGTTATATAATGAGAGAACTAAATATTTAGATGCGAGTTATAATGCGAATACTTACGCTGTTTTTGGTCAAATAGATACCGACTATTCTAATGGTTATTTATTGTCTATAGGACTTCGCCTAGAGGGCCGCCAGAGTGACTATGAAGATAGCGGCCGTAAAGAGGATAAAGATGGCCATGTTATTGATGTCAATGGTCAGGAATTTGATCCAAGTGAAACAATGTGGGGTGGTCATGTCGCCCTTAGTAAAACCCTGAACCATGATCATGAGGCGTATATGCGAGTCGCTCGAGGTTACAAAGCGGGCGGTTTTAACATGTCACTTCCTGTGGAGCTGTCTGATAAGAAAGAGTATGACACCGAGACCTTGTATAATTATGAAATAGGTTTGAAGTCCATTTGGCTCGATGGGGCTGCCAATACTAACTTCTCATTGTTTTATATGGACAGGCGAGATCAACAAGTTGCTGCATCGCAACAGAATCCAGATGATATCTCTGAGTTTATTCTCTATACCGAAAATGCCGGTAGTTCGCATAACTATGGCGCAGAACTAGATGGTACTTGGTATGCGACCAATAATCTTAAGCTATATACCAGTCTTGGGTGGTTAGAAACGGCCTATGGAGATTATGCATACCAGGATGGAGGTGGGAATACCGTGGATTTAAGCGGGCGTGAGCTGGCGCATTCTCCTCAATTCACTTACAGTGCTGGTGCGACTTATCGTACCGACTCTGGCTGGTTTGCGAATGTAACAGGTAGTGGTAAAAGTGATTTTTATTACTCAGACAGCAACGAGTCAAAATCACAAGCTTATACCATTTTTAATGCCCGTGTGGGTTATGAAGCTGAGTACTGGTCAGCCTATTTATGGGGACGTAACTTGTTTGATGAGCAATACGGCACCCGAGGGTTTT
- a CDS encoding YcfL family protein has product MIKFILVITFALFMSACAPHSAGLMASSTGEVRVDNRSFASEISVEQLKSRQQEGFLQGSGLIISKVATSLRLQYKFTWYDINGYSLDDEGVAWKSLKIHGKQQIQVSGVSPSANAVRYELYVRMAFSN; this is encoded by the coding sequence ATGATAAAATTTATTTTAGTGATTACTTTTGCCTTATTTATGAGTGCATGCGCACCACATTCCGCTGGATTAATGGCCAGTTCAACCGGTGAGGTGAGAGTCGATAATCGATCATTTGCGAGTGAAATTAGCGTTGAACAGCTTAAATCTCGTCAGCAAGAAGGTTTTTTACAAGGATCAGGCTTGATCATAAGTAAAGTTGCTACTTCTCTTCGTCTCCAATATAAGTTTACGTGGTATGACATTAATGGCTATTCACTTGACGATGAAGGTGTGGCGTGGAAATCATTAAAAATTCATGGAAAACAGCAAATTCAAGTGTCTGGTGTTTCACCTAGTGCTAATGCCGTTAGGTATGAATTGTATGTGAGGATGGCTTTTTCTAACTAA
- the hinT gene encoding purine nucleoside phosphoramidase, translating to MAEETIFSKIIRREIPADILFQDDLVTAFRDINPLAPSHILIIPNHLIATVNDVKASDERALGRMMTVAAKIAEEEGIANDGYRLIMNCNKHGGQEVYHIHMHLVGGRPLGRILAT from the coding sequence GTGGCAGAAGAAACTATTTTTAGTAAAATTATACGTAGAGAAATCCCCGCAGATATCTTATTTCAAGATGATTTGGTAACCGCGTTTCGTGATATCAATCCTCTGGCTCCAAGCCATATCTTGATTATTCCTAATCATCTTATTGCTACTGTCAATGATGTTAAAGCTTCAGATGAGAGAGCATTAGGTCGTATGATGACCGTTGCTGCCAAAATTGCTGAAGAGGAGGGGATAGCTAACGATGGATACCGGTTAATTATGAACTGTAATAAACATGGTGGTCAGGAGGTTTATCATATTCATATGCATTTAGTCGGTGGTAGACCTTTAGGGCGGATATTAGCAACGTAA